The Sporolituus thermophilus DSM 23256 genome contains the following window.
TGTTACTCCCCCCGCCGTATTGCCAGTGCAAAAAGGCTTTATATGGTATTTTCCACAAGCGCCAACGAAATCCTCGTTTACCATCTCTCGCCTCACTAGGCGCGAGACCGTCTACTGCTATATACCGCTTAACTTTCTCCGATTTACCAAGCAACATCGTTATGAATTTCTGAATTTCTTCCAGCTCCGGCACACACAACTTCCCTCCCACACCTCATACTTCATACCTCATACTTCATACCTCATACCAATAATAAAACCGGATCAGGGCGCGCAGCCCCAACCCGGCTATTTCCACTTATTACTTTCCACTTACTACTTTCTAATGTTATAAAAAACCTCGCCACCCCGGTACTGGGCTACGTCGCCCAGTTCTTCCTCGATGCGCAGCAGCTGGTTGTACTTCGCCACCCGGTCGGTGCGGGCCGGGGCGCCGGTCTTGATCTGTCCGGCATTGACGGCCACGGCAATATCGGCGATGGTGGCATCTTCCGTCTCGCCCGAGCGGTGCGAAATAACACAGGTGTAACCGGCCCGCTTGGCCATCTCGATCGCGTCGAAAGTTTCGGTCAGGGTACCGATTTGATTGACCTTAATGAGAATGGCGTTGGCTACCTTCTCACTGATGCCGCGGCGGAGGCGTTCGGTATTGGTAACAAACAGGTCGTCGCCGACAAGCTGGATTTTGCCGCCCAGCCGCTCAGTCAGCAGCCGCCAGCCTTCCCAGTCGTCTTCGGCCATGCCGTCCTCAATCGACACGATGGGGTATTTAGCCACCAAATCCTCATAATAGGCCACCATCTCGGCGGCGGTACGGACGACGCCCTCGCCGGCCAGGTGGTACTTGCCGTCTCTATACAGTTCAGTTGAGGCCACGTCGAGGGCCAGGGCAATTTGGGTTCCCGGCTGATACCCGGCCCGCTTGATGGCCTCCATAATTACGCTCAATGCTTCCTCGTTGGACGCCAAATTTGGCGCAAAACCGCCCTCGTCACCGATGGCCGTACTCAGTCCCCGCTCCTGGAGGACTTTTTTCAGGTTGTGATAAACCTCGGCGCACATGCGCAGGGCGTAGCCGAAGGTGACAGCCCCGACGGGCATAATCATGAATTCTTGAATATCCACATTGTTGTCGGCGTGTTTACCGCCGTTAAGGATATTCATCATCGGCACCGGCAGCTCTTTGGCGTTAAACCCGCCCAGGTACTGGTACAACGGCAGGCCGAGCGAAGCGGCGGCTGCTTTGGCCACGGCCATCGACACGCCGAGAATGGCGTTGGCGCCCAGTTTACCTTTGTTTAGCGTGCCGTCGAGGGCAACTAGTGCCTGGTCGATGGCTACCTGGTCGCGGGCGTCCATCCCGACAATTTCCGGACCGATAACCTCATTGACATTGGCTACCGCCTGCCGTACCCCTTTGCCAAGGTAGCGGTCCTTTTCCCCGTCCCGCAGCTCAACAGCCTCATACGCGCCGGTCGAAGCGCCGGACGGCACGGCTGCCCGGCCGACAGCGCCGTCTTCGAGCACCACATCCACCTCAACGGTGGGATTGCCGCGGGAATCTAATATTTCCCGGGCCAGTACGTCCACAATAATTGTTGACATGGCGAAAAACCTCCTATTTTTCTAGTAAGCTCCGGCCGGTCATTTCCGGCGGTATCGCAAGCCCGGCCAGTTCCAAAATGGTGGGGGCGATGTCGGCCAGGATGCCGCGCCGCAGCGTGCGGCCGCGGTAGGCATCGGCGACAA
Protein-coding sequences here:
- the eno gene encoding phosphopyruvate hydratase; protein product: MSTIIVDVLAREILDSRGNPTVEVDVVLEDGAVGRAAVPSGASTGAYEAVELRDGEKDRYLGKGVRQAVANVNEVIGPEIVGMDARDQVAIDQALVALDGTLNKGKLGANAILGVSMAVAKAAAASLGLPLYQYLGGFNAKELPVPMMNILNGGKHADNNVDIQEFMIMPVGAVTFGYALRMCAEVYHNLKKVLQERGLSTAIGDEGGFAPNLASNEEALSVIMEAIKRAGYQPGTQIALALDVASTELYRDGKYHLAGEGVVRTAAEMVAYYEDLVAKYPIVSIEDGMAEDDWEGWRLLTERLGGKIQLVGDDLFVTNTERLRRGISEKVANAILIKVNQIGTLTETFDAIEMAKRAGYTCVISHRSGETEDATIADIAVAVNAGQIKTGAPARTDRVAKYNQLLRIEEELGDVAQYRGGEVFYNIRK